A part of Primulina eburnea isolate SZY01 chromosome 10, ASM2296580v1, whole genome shotgun sequence genomic DNA contains:
- the LOC140803013 gene encoding ADP-ribosylation factor 1, translating to MGIAFTRLFSSLFGNKEARILVLGLDNAGKTTILYRLQMGEVVSTIPTIGFNVETVQYNNIKFQVWDLGGQTSIRPYWRCYFPNTQAIIYVVDSSDTDRLVVAKEEFHATLEEEELKGAVVLVFANKQDLPGALDDASITEALELHKIKNRQWAIFKTSAIKGEGLFEGLDWLSNTLKAGGG from the exons ATGGGAATAGCTTTCACGCGGCTGTTTTCTTCGCTTTTCGGAAACAAGGAGGCTCGGATCCTAGTTCTGGGGCTCGATAATGCTGGAAAAACAACGATTCTTT ATCGGCTTCAGATGGGTGAAGTAGTCTCCACTATTCCAA CAATTGGGTTCAATGTGGAAACCGTGCAATATAACAACATCAAGTTTCAAGTCTGGGATTTAG GTGGACAGACTAGTATTAG GCCTTACTGGAGGTGCTACTTTCCCAATACTCAAGCCATTATATATGTTGTTGATTCGAGTGATACTGATAGACTTGTGGTTGCAAAAGAGGAATTTCACGCGACACTGGAG GAGGAAGAGCTGAAAGGTGCTGTTGTCCTCGTGTTTGCAAACAAACAG GATCTACCTGGGGCACTTGATGATGCTTCTATAACTGAGGCCTTAGAGttgcacaaaataaagaatcgtCAATGGGCTATTTTTAAAACATCTGCAATAAAAGGGGAGGGCCTCTTTGAGGGCTTGGACTG GTTGAGTAACACGCTCAAGGCGGGAGGTGGATAA